The Edaphobacter sp. 12200R-103 genome contains a region encoding:
- a CDS encoding phosphoadenylyl-sulfate reductase, protein MSVLDTIDYEALTAEELVAQVVDGAAKGSVCLTSSFQTEDMVALHMLLKHLPDVPVIFLETGYHFAEVIAYRDRMAKEWNLNLVNALPTTTVKEFEGQFGILNIVNPTACCQARKVEPLMRSLEPFDWWFTGLRREQSPTRANLKKVEDHKTPTGKHMKKVSVLADWDWARVTAYAERVGIPQLELYARGYTSIGCEPCTAIPEVGADARSGRWGGKKLECGIHTFSEKS, encoded by the coding sequence ATGAGCGTGCTGGATACCATCGACTACGAGGCATTGACGGCGGAAGAACTGGTGGCGCAGGTTGTCGACGGCGCGGCTAAAGGTTCAGTCTGCCTGACATCCAGTTTTCAGACGGAAGATATGGTCGCTCTCCACATGCTTTTGAAGCACCTGCCTGATGTCCCGGTGATTTTTCTGGAGACGGGTTATCACTTCGCGGAGGTGATTGCGTATCGCGATCGCATGGCGAAGGAGTGGAATCTCAACCTGGTGAATGCGCTGCCGACGACGACGGTAAAGGAGTTCGAGGGGCAGTTCGGCATTCTCAATATTGTGAATCCAACGGCCTGCTGCCAGGCCCGCAAGGTTGAGCCTTTGATGCGCTCACTCGAGCCGTTCGACTGGTGGTTTACCGGCCTGCGGCGAGAGCAGTCGCCCACCCGTGCCAATCTGAAGAAGGTAGAGGATCACAAGACCCCGACGGGCAAGCATATGAAGAAGGTAAGTGTGCTGGCCGACTGGGACTGGGCCCGTGTCACGGCATATGCAGAGCGCGTGGGGATTCCTCAATTGGAGCTGTATGCGCGCGGATATACCAGCATCGGCTGCGAGCCCTGCACGGCGATTCCAGAGGTGGGTGCGGATGCACGCAGCGGCCGCTGGGGCGGTAAGAAGCTCGAATGCGGCATCCATACCTTCTCTGAGAAGAGCTAG
- the cysN gene encoding sulfate adenylyltransferase subunit CysN — translation MSATATKNFEEFLEAHLGQELLRFTTAGSVDDGKSTLIGRLLHDTKSVYEDQLAAVKKSRVNRAANGHVDLSLLTDGLKAEREQGITIDVAYRYFSTSRRKFIIADTPGHEQYTRNMATGASTADVAVVLIDAKAYLREGKLLPQSRRHTYIAALLGIPHVVAAVNKMDLVDYAESTFASIRAEFVEFATKLGLKSVTVIPVSALEGDNVVSPSAKMPWYDGPTLLEFLETVPLATSDYHGPLRFPVQLVVRPDANFRGFAGQVARGMLRQGDRVMALPSKKETTVKRIVTWDGDLPVAAPPQSITVELEDEIDVSRGEMLVPAGDDSALPQVTRRLRAMVVWMHEEPLVVGRTYLAKHTTRSVRATVKAIRYRVDVNSLEHLQADHLAMNEIAEVELETNLPLFFDAYVENRMTGSLILIDGLTNATVGAAMIAGAVSTEEGNGLQASLVVVAGRAALAERLRDALEARGHRAVLIDDSLIPDASLTAVVRALDIAGVTAITARQLAADVVHATQEFAEGEVVIGDGLEEDEILRLAGVRI, via the coding sequence ATGAGTGCGACAGCAACAAAGAATTTTGAAGAGTTTCTGGAAGCTCATCTGGGGCAGGAACTGCTGCGTTTTACCACCGCGGGCAGTGTCGACGACGGCAAGAGCACGCTGATCGGCAGGCTGCTGCACGACACCAAGAGCGTGTACGAAGACCAGCTTGCAGCGGTGAAGAAGAGCCGCGTTAATCGCGCGGCCAACGGCCATGTGGACCTCTCTCTGCTGACTGACGGTCTGAAGGCCGAGCGCGAGCAGGGCATCACGATCGACGTCGCGTACCGCTATTTTTCGACGTCACGGCGGAAGTTCATCATTGCGGATACCCCCGGTCACGAGCAGTACACCCGCAACATGGCCACGGGAGCCTCGACGGCAGATGTAGCGGTGGTTCTGATCGATGCGAAGGCGTACCTTCGCGAAGGCAAGCTGTTGCCGCAATCGCGCCGGCATACCTACATCGCTGCGCTGCTGGGAATTCCGCATGTCGTTGCCGCAGTCAACAAGATGGACCTTGTGGACTATGCAGAGTCGACGTTTGCCTCGATCCGCGCGGAGTTTGTGGAGTTCGCCACGAAGCTGGGTCTGAAGAGTGTGACGGTGATCCCCGTGAGCGCTCTCGAAGGGGACAATGTTGTCTCTCCCAGCGCAAAGATGCCGTGGTACGACGGTCCAACGCTGCTGGAGTTTCTGGAGACAGTCCCTCTGGCGACCAGCGATTATCATGGTCCGCTGCGATTTCCGGTGCAGCTGGTGGTCCGGCCCGATGCGAACTTCCGCGGCTTTGCCGGCCAGGTTGCCCGCGGCATGCTGCGGCAGGGCGATCGTGTGATGGCTCTTCCTTCGAAGAAAGAGACGACCGTCAAGAGAATTGTGACCTGGGATGGCGACCTCCCGGTGGCCGCTCCGCCCCAGAGCATCACAGTCGAGCTCGAAGACGAGATCGACGTGAGCCGCGGTGAGATGCTGGTCCCGGCAGGCGATGATTCCGCTCTGCCACAGGTCACACGACGTTTGCGCGCCATGGTGGTGTGGATGCATGAAGAGCCTCTGGTGGTAGGGCGAACGTATCTGGCGAAGCATACGACGCGAAGCGTTCGCGCCACGGTCAAAGCCATCCGGTATCGCGTCGATGTGAACTCGCTCGAACACCTGCAGGCCGATCACCTGGCGATGAATGAGATCGCCGAAGTGGAGCTGGAGACCAATCTTCCGCTGTTCTTTGATGCATATGTCGAGAACAGGATGACGGGCTCGCTGATCCTGATCGACGGACTGACGAACGCAACAGTGGGCGCTGCGATGATCGCCGGTGCCGTTTCGACAGAAGAGGGCAACGGATTACAGGCTTCCCTGGTTGTTGTGGCTGGACGGGCTGCTCTTGCAGAGCGTCTGCGCGATGCCCTGGAGGCTCGTGGCCATCGTGCGGTACTGATCGATGATTCACTGATCCCTGATGCTTCGTTGACAGCTGTTGTACGCGCACTGGATATCGCGGGGGTTACGGCGATCACGGCTCGCCAACTTGCTGCCGATGTGGTCCACGCGACACAGGAGTTTGCCGAGGGCGAAGTTGTGATCGGTGACGGACTGGAAGAAGACGAGATTCTGCGGTTAGCGGGGGTGCGGATATGA
- a CDS encoding protease pro-enzyme activation domain-containing protein, with translation MAPTKVSTRFSVQQRTLLPGSERAAAPGIAKAPAPAGNRATVSVIVRRKTPLTSTHTTGKERLTRAQFRASHGPDPESVRLVKAFAKEFGLAVQPGTPAPGRRTIKLTGTVAKLQRAFGVSLMHQTVGASLCRVRQGGIHLPQELAGHVVAVLGLDNRPQAQPHFRIAGQQGAAAARLAQGSGFARPHAAAGISYTPVQVGQLYGFPADATAFNQTIALIELGGGFRQADITAYFKSLGQAPPKVVAVSVSGGKNSPGDANGADGEVMLDVEVAAAIAPGSRIVVYFAPNTDQGFVDAIASAVHDTANNPSVISISWGAAEVNWTAQAMNALDAACQSAAALGITITVASGDNGSSDGVSDNGKHVDFPASSPHVLACGGTRLAGSGGSITSETVWNDTNGGATGGGVSNLFALPSWQKTAGVPGPTGTSGGRGVPDVAGNADPQTGYTIRVDGQTLVIGGTSAVAPLWAGLLALANQQNSKSAGFINSVIYASKAKPAFRDITQGNNGAFQADSGWDACTGLGSPVAPKLIAIVNPTGSNAATKKLATGPKNAKRTSAANGVRKLPGKRKPPTLTLKRGKSAG, from the coding sequence AGACACCGCTGACGAGCACACATACGACCGGCAAAGAGCGGTTGACTCGTGCGCAGTTTCGGGCCAGTCATGGACCCGACCCGGAATCTGTGCGCCTGGTAAAAGCATTTGCGAAGGAGTTCGGCCTTGCGGTGCAGCCGGGAACGCCGGCGCCAGGACGACGCACCATCAAACTCACAGGAACCGTCGCAAAGCTGCAACGTGCTTTCGGCGTCTCTCTGATGCACCAGACTGTGGGTGCAAGCCTTTGTCGCGTTCGTCAGGGAGGCATCCACCTGCCGCAGGAGTTGGCCGGGCACGTAGTCGCGGTGCTGGGGCTCGACAACCGTCCGCAGGCGCAGCCGCACTTCCGCATCGCCGGTCAGCAGGGCGCAGCGGCGGCTCGTCTGGCACAGGGATCGGGCTTCGCCCGGCCGCACGCAGCTGCCGGAATCTCATACACCCCTGTGCAAGTGGGACAGCTCTATGGTTTTCCAGCGGATGCTACAGCCTTCAACCAGACCATCGCGCTCATCGAACTCGGTGGAGGGTTCCGCCAGGCCGACATCACGGCGTACTTCAAATCGCTAGGCCAAGCGCCTCCCAAGGTCGTCGCCGTGTCGGTCTCCGGCGGCAAGAACTCACCCGGCGATGCAAACGGAGCCGACGGAGAGGTGATGCTCGATGTCGAGGTTGCCGCCGCCATCGCCCCTGGCAGCCGTATCGTCGTCTATTTCGCGCCCAATACCGACCAGGGCTTTGTAGATGCGATCGCTTCAGCCGTTCACGACACGGCGAATAACCCCAGCGTCATCTCTATCTCCTGGGGAGCGGCCGAGGTCAATTGGACCGCCCAGGCGATGAATGCTCTCGACGCGGCGTGCCAATCGGCAGCGGCGCTCGGCATCACGATCACAGTAGCATCCGGTGACAACGGATCTTCCGACGGCGTCAGCGACAACGGCAAACACGTCGACTTCCCTGCTTCGAGTCCTCACGTGCTCGCCTGCGGCGGAACCCGGCTGGCAGGCTCCGGCGGATCCATCACCTCGGAGACCGTATGGAACGACACCAACGGCGGAGCTACTGGTGGAGGTGTCAGCAACCTCTTCGCGCTTCCTTCGTGGCAGAAGACCGCGGGCGTTCCTGGCCCCACGGGTACAAGCGGAGGCCGTGGCGTTCCTGATGTCGCCGGTAACGCTGACCCACAGACCGGCTACACGATACGCGTCGATGGTCAGACGCTCGTCATTGGAGGCACCAGCGCAGTCGCTCCCCTGTGGGCGGGACTGCTCGCGCTTGCGAATCAGCAGAACAGCAAGTCTGCAGGCTTCATCAACTCGGTCATCTATGCCTCGAAGGCCAAGCCGGCCTTCCGCGATATTACGCAGGGAAATAACGGGGCCTTCCAGGCGGATTCCGGATGGGATGCCTGTACTGGCCTGGGCTCACCCGTTGCACCGAAGCTCATCGCGATCGTCAATCCGACTGGCAGCAATGCTGCGACGAAGAAGCTAGCGACAGGCCCGAAGAATGCAAAACGTACTTCCGCAGCGAACGGCGTGCGGAAGCTTCCGGGCAAGCGCAAACCGCCAACCCTGACTCTGAAACGAGGAAAGTCGGCTGGCTGA